The genomic window GCGTATCTGGCACAAAACTGAAGTAATTCAGTTAAGCAGTTTTAAAAGCCCCGCAATGCGGGGCTTTTTTATTGCCTGCCAATTTGTTACATTTCACTGACACCCAAACTGGAAATATGTGATGAGCAACGCCGACCCCATAGAACTTGAGAAATTCAGCCAACTCGCCCATCGCTGGTGGGATCAAAACAGTGAGTTCAAGCCGCTACACGAGATCAACCCCTTACGCTTAGACTACATCAACCGCCTCGCCCAATTGCCCGGAAAATCCGTATTGGATGTCGGCTGCGGCGGCGGGATATTGTCTGAGAGCATGGCCGGTATCGGCGCGCATGTCACCGGTATCGACCTAGGTGACAAAGCGCTGCAAGTGGCCAAATTGCACCTACTCGAAAGTGGCAAGCAAGTCACTTACCGCAAGATTGCGGTCGAGGAGCTCGCCGCAGAACAGCCTGCTAGCTTTGATGTCGTCACCTGCATGGAGATGCTGGAGCATGTTCCCGACCCACAAAGTGTCATCCGTGCCTGTTCGCAACTGGTCAAACCCGGCGGTCATGTCTTCTTTTCCACGCTAAATCGTAATCCAAAATCCTACTTATTTGCGGTCATCGGAGCAGAGTACTTGCTTAACCTACTGCCGCGAGGCACGCACGATTACGCTAAGTTCATCAAACCCTCGGAGCTGGCCCAGTTCAGCCGCAACGCTGGACTCAATACGCTCGATCTGACCGGCATGAGTTACAACCCAATCAGCAAAGTCTATTTGCTAGGCAAAGATACCGACGTCAACTACATAGTGGCTTGTCAGCGTGATTAAAGCCGTCCTGTTTGACCTTGATGGCACCTTTGCTGACACTGCACCCGATCTAGCCGCAGCTACTAATCATGTGCGCGCTCAGCATGGTCTTGCCCCTCTGCCCCTAGACGTACTGCGTCCACAAGCCTCCCACGGCTCTGCAGGTCTGCTCAGCGTCGGCATGAACATCTCACCGGAACACCCTGACTTTCCAGCACTTCGTGAACAGTTCTTAGCACATTACACCGCTCATATCTGCGACCATACCTGCCTATTCACTGGCATGGCCGAATTGATTGATGAGCTAGAACAGCGCAATTTGCCGTGGGGAATCGTCACCAACAAGCCCCACCGATTCACTCTTCCGCTCATGCACGCACTTAGCTACTCAGACCGCACCCACTGCCTAGTTAGCGGAGATAGCTGTGACCACGCAAAACCACATCCCGAACCAATGCTATATGCGGCCAAACTACTTAGCGTCGATCCGCAACACTGCCTCTATCTGGGCGATGACCGACGCGACATGGAAGCCGCACAAGCTGCCAATATGCATGGCGTCGTCGCTACTTATGGCTATGTCAATGCCGACTGGCCAAGCTGGCCAGCCACCGCCTCCATACAAACCCCGCAGGAACTAATCCTCCATCTCAACAAGTGAAGCTGCTACAATCGCCCTGCTAGTAACAAAACGGGGGCGACTTGGCTTCGACGTGGGTTGCAAAGCAGCGTAGGGCATACCGAGGACCCGCAACCTCGTAAATCAGCTGGAAAACAAATAGTCGCAAACGACGAAACTTACGCACTGGCCGCTTAAGGCCTGCCCTCACACCCCGTTGTCCATGGAGGGGCTCGATACCGCAAGGTTGAGATGAGTGAGGTCATTACATGGAATCGTGCGGCGTAGGGTTACTTTACGCAGCACTAAACGCAAGGTAACTCGTCCCGTACCAGCCTGCCGATTGGCGTGTCCGGGCCTAAAACAAATAATCAGGCTAAGTATGTAGAACTATCTGTAGAGGACTCGCGGACGGGGGTTCAATTCCCCCCGCCTCCACCAATATATAAAGGTCAACGGTTATCCGTTGGCCTTTTTTATTACGTATTGCCGCGTATCCGTGGGGTTTCCTGCTAACTCTTGCGGACTTCCTGTCCCGCCATTCGGTCACGGTTTGGTCAAAAATTTCTCTCTCTGCGCCGTTATTCTCTCCTGCCCCACCTAACCACCAAGCTGCGAAGTCCGCGAGATGAAAATTTTATATCGCATGATTTCAATAAATTACGCGCGGACTCGTCAACACGGTTTGATTGGAAAATTGGCAAGGAGATTACTCCCAAACCAGCGGTGGATCAGCTGCCAACTCCAGTAGCGTGATATTGTCCGGCAGTGTGTCGTTCAGGATTGCAGCAACAACGTATGGCGACAGCATGGTCAGATTGATCATCCGGCTGACGTAGCTATTGTCCACGCCTTCGCGGGTGGCTAGTTCGCGTATGGTCGTTACCTCGCCCGATTCCAGCATGGCGAGCCACCGATGGCCTCGTGCCAGTGCCAATTGAATGGACGTGGGATTCTGCGGTTTGTGCGGCGTCCCCGTTTCACCGTTCGGCAGCGTGATCCGCTTACACCCACCACGCCGACGAATCTGGATCGGGATGTTCAGCGTCAGCTTGCCGTCGCTGGACGGGATGACGTCGGCAGCGCCGTTGACGTTGATCGCGGTCATGCCATCACCTTTTCATCCACATCCACCTTGGCAGGTTGCAACTCCATCACCATCTGCTCGATGCCGTTGGCTCGCAGCCGCAGCTCGATATTGGTCGGAGACACGATGACCTTTTCTACCAGCAATTTGACGATGCGCGTCTGCTCTGCCGGAAACAGTTGCTCCCAGATGATGTCCAGCCGTGTCATCGCTACCGTAATCTGCGCCTCGTCGAGTTTGTCGTTGAGTGCGATGGCCTGCGGCACGATCTCACCGATCATCGTGGGCTGGCGCATGATGGCGCGCAACTGGTCGAGTACCGCTGTTTCCAGTTGATCGGCAGGCAAACGCGGCAGACCCGATGCACCGGCGAACTCCTTGGCATCACGTTGCGGTATGTAATATCGGTAGCGCCGCCCATTTTTCTTGGTGGTGTGCCATGGCGACAGCGCGCGTCCGTCATTGCCGAACACAATGCCTTTGAGCAAATACGGAACCTTGGCTCGGGTGGCATTGCCGCGCACGCGGCCATTGCTGGCCAGTATTGCCTGTACGTCGCCCCACAGTTTTTCGTCGATGATGGCAATGTGCTCCGCCTGATACCACTGCTCTTTGTGGCGCAGCTCGCCAAGGTATGTCCTATTATTGAGTAGCTTGTAAATCAGGCTTTTGTCGATCGGTTTGCCCTCGCGCACCTTGCCGTCCTG from Ferriphaselus amnicola includes these protein-coding regions:
- a CDS encoding recombinase family protein; protein product: MSETIKRRLRCAVYTRKSSEEGLDQEYNSIDAQRDAGHAYIASQRAEGWIAVADDYDDPAFSGGNMERPGLKRLIADIEAGKIDVVVIYKIDRLTRSLSDFSRMVEVFERQGVSFVSVTQQFNTTTSMGRLMLNVLLSFAQFEREVTGERIRDKITASKKKGMWMGGIPPLGYDVENRRLVQNAKEAKLIRHIFQRFVEIGSTTLLVKELRLDGVTSKAWVTQDGKVREGKPIDKSLIYKLLNNRTYLGELRHKEQWYQAEHIAIIDEKLWGDVQAILASNGRVRGNATRAKVPYLLKGIVFGNDGRALSPWHTTKKNGRRYRYYIPQRDAKEFAGASGLPRLPADQLETAVLDQLRAIMRQPTMIGEIVPQAIALNDKLDEAQITVAMTRLDIIWEQLFPAEQTRIVKLLVEKVIVSPTNIELRLRANGIEQMVMELQPAKVDVDEKVMA
- the ubiG gene encoding bifunctional 2-polyprenyl-6-hydroxyphenol methylase/3-demethylubiquinol 3-O-methyltransferase UbiG — encoded protein: MSNADPIELEKFSQLAHRWWDQNSEFKPLHEINPLRLDYINRLAQLPGKSVLDVGCGGGILSESMAGIGAHVTGIDLGDKALQVAKLHLLESGKQVTYRKIAVEELAAEQPASFDVVTCMEMLEHVPDPQSVIRACSQLVKPGGHVFFSTLNRNPKSYLFAVIGAEYLLNLLPRGTHDYAKFIKPSELAQFSRNAGLNTLDLTGMSYNPISKVYLLGKDTDVNYIVACQRD
- a CDS encoding HAD-IA family hydrolase, which encodes MIKAVLFDLDGTFADTAPDLAAATNHVRAQHGLAPLPLDVLRPQASHGSAGLLSVGMNISPEHPDFPALREQFLAHYTAHICDHTCLFTGMAELIDELEQRNLPWGIVTNKPHRFTLPLMHALSYSDRTHCLVSGDSCDHAKPHPEPMLYAAKLLSVDPQHCLYLGDDRRDMEAAQAANMHGVVATYGYVNADWPSWPATASIQTPQELILHLNK